A genome region from Micromonospora peucetia includes the following:
- a CDS encoding glycoside hydrolase family 65 protein, with the protein MIRERAYPVEPWHVRETRLDVDVLAQSESVFALSNGHVGLRGNLDEGEPHGLPGTYLNSFYELRPLPYAEAGFGFPESGQTVVNVTNGKLIRLLVDDEPLDVRYGELLAHERVLDLRAGTLHREMHWRSPAGREVKVRSTRLVSFTQRAVAAINYEVEAVDGPLRLILQSELVANETLPAQSRDPRVAAVLESPLQAEEELTTADGGLLIHRTKLSGLRVAAAMEHEVYAPARKTIESEGYEDWVRTTIGCVLQPGETLRVVKYLAYGWSSRRSLPAMRDQVEAALTGARLDGWDGLHREQREYLDEFWDAADVVVEGDPEIQQAVRFGMFHVLQAGSRAERRPIAAKGLTGPGYDGHAFWDTEMFVLPVLTYTHPAAVRDALHWRHGTLAAAHERARTLNLEGAAFPWRTIEGPESSGYWPAGTAAFHIAAGVADALRRYVQVTGDTELEREIGLELLVETARLWRSLGHHDRHGQFHIDGVTGPDEYTAVKNDNIYTNLMAQRNLVAAADAVMRYRDEAFHLGVTDEEAAAWRDAAASMHIPYDEDIDVHEQVEGFTRLQEWDFEHTPPEKYPLLLHYPYFDLYRKQVVKQADLVLAMHWRGDAFTPDEKLRNFLYYERRTVRDSSLSACTQSVLAAEVGHPELAHVYLREAALMDLHDLNENTRDGVHMASLAGAWIALVAGFGGLRDHDGNLSFAPRLSSRLGRLEFSLQWRGMRLRVDVRPDRTTYSLRHGEPDDVLELRHHDEPVRVTGAEPVTMPIPPAEVSGPAPEQAPGRAPLLRLPENEP; encoded by the coding sequence GTGATCCGGGAACGTGCCTATCCGGTCGAGCCGTGGCACGTCCGGGAGACGCGACTGGACGTGGACGTCCTGGCCCAGTCCGAGTCGGTCTTCGCCCTGTCCAACGGGCACGTCGGGCTGCGCGGCAACCTGGACGAGGGGGAGCCGCACGGCCTGCCCGGCACGTACCTGAACTCCTTCTACGAGCTGCGCCCGCTGCCGTACGCGGAGGCTGGTTTCGGGTTTCCCGAGTCCGGCCAGACGGTCGTCAACGTGACCAACGGCAAGCTGATCCGGCTGCTGGTCGACGACGAGCCGCTCGACGTCCGCTACGGCGAACTCCTCGCCCACGAACGGGTCCTCGACCTGCGTGCCGGCACCCTGCACCGGGAGATGCACTGGCGCTCCCCGGCCGGTCGCGAGGTCAAGGTCCGTAGCACCCGGCTGGTCTCGTTCACCCAACGCGCCGTCGCCGCGATCAACTACGAGGTGGAGGCGGTGGACGGCCCGCTGCGGCTGATCCTCCAGTCGGAGCTGGTGGCGAACGAGACGCTGCCCGCGCAGAGCCGGGACCCGCGGGTCGCGGCCGTGCTGGAGTCGCCGTTGCAGGCCGAGGAGGAGCTCACCACCGCCGACGGCGGGCTGCTGATCCACCGGACCAAGCTCTCCGGGCTGCGGGTGGCCGCCGCGATGGAACACGAGGTGTACGCCCCGGCGCGCAAGACCATCGAGTCCGAGGGGTACGAGGACTGGGTGCGTACCACGATCGGGTGCGTGCTCCAGCCCGGCGAGACGCTGCGCGTGGTCAAGTACCTCGCCTACGGCTGGTCGAGCCGCCGGTCGCTGCCGGCGATGCGCGACCAGGTCGAGGCCGCCCTGACGGGGGCGCGGCTCGACGGCTGGGACGGGCTCCACCGGGAGCAGCGCGAGTACCTCGACGAGTTCTGGGACGCCGCCGACGTGGTGGTGGAGGGCGACCCTGAGATCCAGCAGGCCGTCCGGTTCGGCATGTTCCACGTACTCCAGGCCGGCTCCCGGGCGGAGCGGCGGCCGATCGCCGCGAAGGGCCTGACCGGCCCGGGGTACGACGGGCACGCGTTCTGGGACACCGAGATGTTCGTCCTGCCGGTGCTCACCTACACCCACCCGGCCGCTGTGCGGGACGCGCTGCACTGGCGGCACGGCACCCTGGCCGCCGCCCACGAGCGGGCCCGGACGCTCAACCTGGAGGGCGCGGCCTTCCCGTGGCGCACCATCGAGGGACCGGAGTCGTCGGGGTACTGGCCGGCGGGCACCGCGGCCTTCCACATCGCGGCCGGCGTCGCCGACGCGCTGCGACGCTACGTGCAGGTCACCGGCGACACCGAGCTGGAACGCGAGATCGGGCTGGAGTTGCTGGTGGAGACCGCCCGGCTCTGGCGGTCGCTGGGCCACCACGACCGGCACGGCCAGTTCCACATCGACGGGGTCACCGGCCCCGACGAGTACACGGCGGTGAAGAACGACAACATCTACACCAACCTGATGGCGCAGCGGAACCTGGTCGCCGCCGCCGACGCGGTGATGCGCTACCGGGACGAGGCGTTCCACCTCGGCGTGACCGACGAGGAAGCAGCCGCCTGGCGGGACGCGGCGGCGTCCATGCACATCCCGTACGACGAGGATATCGACGTCCACGAGCAGGTCGAGGGCTTCACCCGGCTCCAGGAGTGGGACTTCGAGCACACGCCGCCGGAGAAGTACCCGCTGCTGCTGCACTACCCGTACTTCGACCTGTACCGCAAGCAGGTCGTCAAGCAGGCGGACCTGGTCCTGGCCATGCACTGGCGGGGCGACGCGTTCACGCCGGACGAGAAGCTGCGCAACTTCCTCTACTACGAGCGGCGGACGGTGCGCGACTCGTCGCTGTCGGCGTGCACCCAGTCGGTGCTGGCGGCTGAGGTGGGCCACCCGGAGTTGGCGCACGTCTACCTGCGGGAGGCGGCGCTGATGGACCTGCACGACCTCAACGAGAACACCCGCGACGGCGTGCACATGGCCTCGCTCGCCGGGGCGTGGATCGCCCTGGTGGCCGGGTTCGGCGGGCTGCGCGACCATGACGGCAACCTGTCGTTCGCGCCCCGGCTGTCCAGCCGGCTCGGGCGGCTGGAGTTCTCGCTCCAGTGGCGCGGAATGCGGCTGCGGGTGGACGTCCGGCCGGACCGGACCACGTATTCGCTGCGTCACGGCGAGCCGGACGACGTGCTGGAGTTGCGCCACCACGACGAGCCGGTCCGGGTCACCGGCGCGGAACCGGTGACGATGCCGATCCCCCCGGCGGAGGTGTCCGGTCCGGCCCCGGAGCAGGCCCCGGGCCGTGCTCCCCTGCTCCGCCTGCCGGAGAACGAACCGTGA
- a CDS encoding dienelactone hydrolase family protein, whose amino-acid sequence MDVRDSAVTIPAGDADLPADLLVPAEPAGVVLFAHGSGSSRHSPRNTAVAHVLNRGALGTVLVDLLTPAEDRVDARTAELRFDIPLLAGRLAAIVDWLAAERPFGAVPIGLFGASTGAAAALVAAAARPELVGAVVSRGGRPDLAGPALGQVRAPTLLLVGGLDEQVITLNEQAQEALPDTAELTVIPGATHLFEEPGTLEQVARRAADWFTTHLSPSH is encoded by the coding sequence ATGGACGTGCGCGACAGTGCGGTGACGATCCCGGCGGGGGACGCCGATCTCCCGGCCGACCTGCTGGTGCCGGCGGAGCCGGCCGGTGTGGTGCTCTTCGCGCACGGCAGCGGCAGCTCCCGGCACAGCCCGCGTAACACGGCCGTGGCGCACGTCCTCAACCGTGGCGCCCTCGGCACCGTGCTGGTCGACCTGCTGACCCCGGCTGAGGACCGGGTGGACGCCCGGACGGCCGAGTTGCGCTTCGACATCCCGCTGCTCGCCGGTCGTCTCGCCGCGATCGTGGACTGGCTGGCGGCGGAGCGGCCCTTCGGCGCGGTGCCGATCGGACTGTTCGGGGCCAGCACCGGGGCCGCCGCCGCCCTGGTAGCGGCGGCGGCCCGACCGGAACTCGTCGGCGCGGTGGTTTCCCGGGGCGGCCGTCCCGACCTGGCCGGCCCGGCCCTCGGCCAGGTGCGCGCGCCCACGCTGCTGCTGGTCGGCGGTCTGGACGAGCAGGTGATCACGCTCAACGAGCAGGCGCAGGAGGCGCTGCCGGACACCGCCGAGCTGACGGTGATCCCCGGGGCGACCCACCTCTTCGAAGAGCCCGGCACCCTGGAACAGGTCGCCCGCCGCGCCGCCGACTGGTTCACCACCCACCTTTCCCCCTCCCACTGA